In Bacteroidetes Order II. bacterium, the DNA window TTGCATTCCATTCTTTATTGAAATTCAATGCAATCACTATGCCGTAACAATTTTGTGACACCTATGCCGCAATTTCGCCATCATTTTCATGGGATAGTAAACGGGATGTGTCCATCATATTAGTCAATACTGTACAGAATGGCAGACGTAATAACAAAACGCGAGACCGATTACTCGCAGTGGTATCAGGATGTGGTGAAGAACGCAAAGCTCGCCGAACACTCCCCCGTTCGTGGGTGTATGGTCATTCGTCCGAACGGATTTGCCCTTTGGGAAAATATGAAGGCGGAACTAGACCGAATGTTTAAAGAAACAGGTCACGTGAATGCCTATTTCCCTATTTTTATTCCAGAATCTTTTTTATCGAAAGAAGCCGATCACGTTGAGGGATTTGCAAAAGAATGCGCAATTGTCACGCACTCTCGGTTGCGGGTAAAGGAAGACAAATCCGGCGTGGAACCCGATCCAGACTCGAAGTTAGAAGAAAACCTGATCGTTCGCCCTACTTCCGAGACCATTATATGGGATACCTATCGGTCTTGGATCCAATCTTGGCGGGATTTGCCCATCCTCATCAACCAGTGGGCCAATGTGGTTCGGTGGGAGATGCGCACACGACTTTTCCTCCGAACAATGGAATTTTTATGGCAAGAAGGCCATACGGCACATGCCACCGCAGAAGAAGCCATCGAAGAAACCGAAAAAATCTTAGACATTTACGCCCATTTTGCAGAGCACTTTATGGCCATGCCTGTCATTAAAGGGGTTAAAACCGAAAGTGAAAAGTTTGCAGGTGCCGATAAAACCTATTGTATCGAAGCCCTGATGCAAGATGGGAAAGCCCTTCAGGCGGGAACTAGTCACTTTTTGGGACAAAACTTTGCCAAAGCTTTTAATGTTCAATTCCAGAACAAGTCTAACGCATTGGAATATGTTTGGGCTACGTCTTGGGGCGTCTCTACACGGTTGATTGGGGGGCTTATTATGACACACTCGGACGATCAGGGACTCGTGTTGCCCCCCCGAATTGCCCCTACGCAAGTGGTCGTGGTGCCAATTGCTGGGAAAGAGAATGCTGTAGCAGTCTTAGAACGGGCCAAAGCCATTACACTTGACCTGAAAACTGCGGGGATTTCGGTAAAATTAGACGACTCAGACCAACGGCCAGGCTGGAAATTTAATGAGTACGAAGTACAAGGTGTACCAATCCGTCTGGCACTTGGTGGAAGAGATCTGCAAAAAGGCACCATCGAATTGGCCCGTCGGGACCTGCGTTCTAAAGAAACGGTTACGCAAGAGAATTTAGTCCAGACCATCGAAGACACCTTGGCGGCAATCCAGCAAAATCTTTTTGACCGTGCCCAAA includes these proteins:
- a CDS encoding proline--tRNA ligase yields the protein MADVITKRETDYSQWYQDVVKNAKLAEHSPVRGCMVIRPNGFALWENMKAELDRMFKETGHVNAYFPIFIPESFLSKEADHVEGFAKECAIVTHSRLRVKEDKSGVEPDPDSKLEENLIVRPTSETIIWDTYRSWIQSWRDLPILINQWANVVRWEMRTRLFLRTMEFLWQEGHTAHATAEEAIEETEKILDIYAHFAEHFMAMPVIKGVKTESEKFAGADKTYCIEALMQDGKALQAGTSHFLGQNFAKAFNVQFQNKSNALEYVWATSWGVSTRLIGGLIMTHSDDQGLVLPPRIAPTQVVVVPIAGKENAVAVLERAKAITLDLKTAGISVKLDDSDQRPGWKFNEYEVQGVPIRLALGGRDLQKGTIELARRDLRSKETVTQENLVQTIEDTLAAIQQNLFDRAQTYRDKMITPVETWDEFIEVLASKGGFISAHWDGTAETEALIKEETKATIRCIPLDQKPEAGTDPRSGKPSAGRVLFARAY